Part of the Candidatus Thermoplasmatota archaeon genome is shown below.
TTTCTTCTTCTAAGTTCGATAGCAACTATGTTTTCCAAGATTTTTCCAAAATCTTTTGTGAGTGTTGTTTTTTTTGTGTTTAGTAATCCTGTATCAATGCAGTAGTATTTTCTAAATGATGATTCAATCTCTCTTGGTTTGTAGGAGAATTTTTTACTGCTGATGATAAGATATGCTTCTTCAAGATAGGATATATATTTTTTTATGGTATGTGAACTTATTTCCATATCTCGTGAGATTTTTGTGAGACTCAACCTGGTTGAAAATTGGTTTATAATCACCGTTGCTAATGCAACGAGTTCTGTTGTATATTTTATATTGAATCGTTGAGTGATATCTCGGAAGATAATAGTTTCGAACAATTCATTCAGATATTTTTTCTGAGATCCGGATCAGATATATCCATGATAATCTCAGGATATCCGCCCCATTGGAGATATTCTTGTAATTGATTTTTTATCCTACCGATTTCCTCATCTGTTTCTTTAATGGTAGTAAGGTGTTTTGCAATAAGGAACTCTTTAAAGCTAAAGGGAAGAATTTCAAGCGTGAGTGTTCTACCCCCAAGATGACTGCTGAGTTCTTTACTGAGAAGTTTGCTATTGCTTCCACTTAAGAGAATATTGTATCCAAGTCGCTGCAGTCGGTTCACAAACAATTCCCATGAATCGATGTTTTAAATTTCGTCAAGAAAAATATTTGATCGTTTTCCAAAGAGTTCATTTAGTAGTTCAAGAAGTATTCCTAGATCTTCGCGTTTTAATGTGGATAGAATTTCATCGTCGAAGTTTACGTAGTAAAAGTTTGTTTTTTTAGGAGTAATAATCCTAAAGTGGTTTTTCCTGCGCGTCTTGGTCCTAGTATTGTTTTGATGAGATTGGTGGTGAGTTGTTTTTTGATAGTTGGAAAAATGTTCTCGTTGTATTAATGGCTCATCGAGAAATTTTTGTGTGTATGTTTCTTGTTCGATGAGTCTTCTTTTTATCGTGTCGCGATTCATGGTTCGTAATTGTCGTGTTACCTATATATAATTTCTAAAATATGAAGTTCAATTCATATTATTCTACTATTATATGAAGTGTAATACGGGATAAACTATTCATGAGAATGGTTTTAAAGTACGATTGTAACCCATCCTTGTTAACAGTCAAAAGCTCCAACCATGCTGAGGAGCATTAAACTTTTAGCATATATGCCTAACCGGGAGCACTACATTTTTCAAATGAATATTCTCTATTTGAAGAACGATAAAATATAGGTCATTTCTTCCTCTAACGTAGGGAGTTTTGTTACAATGAGCGGCTCAATACTTTTCCAAGTATTTTTTTTCTCTAAGATTTTCTCCCTCAATTTTTCAGGGGTGAAATCTAAAACTTTTCTTTTGATTAATGAATAATCAATTTTTCCACCTTGCTTCAAGAGGAAATACAAATCATGAACATCACGGGCTTTGTCTCGTTGAATGATTGCTGAGATTTTATCAGCGATTATTTCCTCAGATTTTGGTACTCGGACCTCGATAGGAGGTATATCTGGGTATGGTGAGTAAAGCATAATTGTGTTTGCTGTCTGGGTAAATTGTTTTGA
Proteins encoded:
- a CDS encoding nucleotidyl transferase AbiEii/AbiGii toxin family protein; the encoded protein is SKQFTQTANTIMLYSPYPDIPPIEVRVPKSEEIIADKISAIIQRDKARDVHDLYFLLKQGGKIDYSLIKRKVLDFTPEKLREKILEKKNTWKSIEPLIVTKLPTLEEEMTYILSFFK
- a CDS encoding AAA family ATPase gives rise to the protein MFVNRLQRLGYNILLSGSNSKLLSKELSSHLGGRTLTLEILPFSFKEFLIAKHLTTIKETDEEIGRIKNQLQEYLQWGGYPEIIMDISDPDLRKNI
- a CDS encoding DUF4143 domain-containing protein — protein: MFETIIFRDITQRFNIKYTTELVALATVIINQFSTRLSLTKISRDMEISSHTIKKYISYLEEAYLIISSKKFSYKPREIESSFRKYYCIDTGLLNTKKTTLTKDFGKILENIVAIELRRRNIDLYYYMVDNKYEVDFVIGDSTAIKEVIQVVDDEKEIPRREIKIGILACKKLHCHTLTIITWNTETKKRDGSITIQYIPLWKWLTKQK